A genomic region of Ruminococcus flavefaciens AE3010 contains the following coding sequences:
- a CDS encoding lipopolysaccharide biosynthesis protein, protein MKRDTVVKNLIWRLGERFGAKMVQFTVQMVLAKLIAPKHWGTISLILIFIEILQVFIESGLGNALIQKKDADDLDFSTVFYFNCVVCGAAYLLMFFSAPLIARFYSKPELIPVIRVMSLVLIVSGMKNVQQAYVSRNMLFKRFFFATLTGTVTAAVVGIAMAVMGMGLWAIAAQNLVNITIDTLILWLTVKWRPKKCFSFQRLKVLYSFGWKLFASSMMEVIYLKLRGLIIGKKYSEDDLAFYTYGEYFPQFITSILNSSIDSVLLPSMSSVQDSRENVKNMTRRAIKLGTYILMPFMVGIMVCAAPVVRIVLTKEWLPVVPYLRILCISYAFMPIHTANLNAIKAIGRSDIYLKLEIIKKFVDFASILATMFISVKAIVYGVLAASIISQVINAWPNKKLLGYSYPEQVADMIPQMIASAIMGGIIYLINLIDMHYILMLAIQVPLGVIIYIICSKLMHIDSFEYLLDIVKSLLNRKKGKNI, encoded by the coding sequence ATGAAAAGAGATACAGTAGTAAAGAATCTTATCTGGCGTCTCGGTGAACGCTTCGGAGCAAAGATGGTACAGTTCACTGTACAGATGGTCCTTGCGAAGCTGATAGCGCCGAAGCACTGGGGAACGATAAGCCTGATACTCATATTTATCGAGATATTGCAGGTGTTCATCGAAAGCGGACTTGGAAATGCCCTCATACAGAAGAAGGATGCGGACGATCTTGATTTTTCCACTGTCTTTTACTTCAACTGCGTGGTGTGCGGAGCAGCCTATCTGCTCATGTTTTTCAGTGCACCGCTGATAGCTCGTTTCTACTCCAAGCCCGAGCTTATCCCTGTTATAAGAGTAATGAGCCTTGTGCTCATAGTTTCGGGCATGAAGAACGTACAGCAGGCATATGTCAGCAGAAATATGCTGTTCAAGAGATTCTTCTTTGCTACATTGACAGGCACTGTCACAGCTGCTGTTGTGGGCATCGCAATGGCTGTCATGGGCATGGGATTATGGGCTATCGCAGCTCAGAACCTTGTTAATATCACCATAGATACGCTGATACTCTGGCTGACAGTTAAATGGCGTCCTAAAAAATGCTTTTCGTTTCAGCGTTTAAAGGTGTTGTATTCCTTTGGCTGGAAGCTGTTTGCCTCTTCAATGATGGAAGTGATATACCTCAAGCTGAGAGGACTTATAATAGGAAAGAAATACTCGGAGGACGACCTCGCTTTTTATACCTACGGTGAGTACTTCCCGCAGTTCATAACGAGTATACTCAATTCGTCAATAGACAGTGTACTGCTGCCGTCTATGTCAAGCGTTCAGGATTCGCGTGAGAATGTTAAAAACATGACAAGGCGCGCAATAAAGCTGGGTACATACATACTGATGCCGTTCATGGTGGGGATCATGGTATGTGCAGCACCTGTTGTCAGGATCGTTCTGACCAAGGAATGGCTGCCTGTAGTTCCTTACCTCAGGATACTCTGTATTTCCTATGCATTCATGCCCATACATACGGCAAATCTCAACGCCATAAAGGCTATCGGAAGAAGCGATATTTACCTCAAGCTCGAAATAATAAAGAAATTCGTGGATTTCGCTTCCATACTTGCAACGATGTTCATATCCGTCAAGGCTATAGTATACGGTGTGCTCGCGGCGTCGATCATAAGTCAGGTCATAAACGCATGGCCGAATAAAAAGCTGCTGGGCTACAGCTATCCGGAGCAGGTTGCGGATATGATACCGCAGATGATCGCATCAGCAATAATGGGCGGCATCATATATCTTATAAACCTTATAGATATGCATTATATACTTATGCTGGCCATTCAGGTGCCCTTAGGTGTTATAATATATATCATCTGTTCAAAACTCATGCATATTGACAGCTTTGAATATCTTCTGGATATTGTAAAAAGTCTCTTAAACCGAAAGAAGGGTAAAAATATATGA
- a CDS encoding sugar transferase: MKTEEVRPYWEILWKKRRHLAVKRAFDIVTASVLLMIAAVPMIVIAVMIKLDSKGPVLYRQERVTTYGKRFRIHKFRTMVQNADRVGSAVTVSNDSRITRVGSLLRGLRLDELPQLIDVLQGTMSFVGTRPEASKYVKRYRPEFFATLLMPAGITSEASIRYKDEYKLLSASEDVDDTYIEQVLPGKMVWNLNSIERFSFFRELLTMVRTVLAVLGKEYD; the protein is encoded by the coding sequence ATGAAAACGGAAGAGGTAAGACCGTATTGGGAGATATTATGGAAAAAGCGCAGACATCTTGCTGTAAAGAGAGCATTTGACATCGTTACTGCGTCGGTGCTCCTTATGATCGCTGCTGTCCCCATGATAGTGATAGCAGTGATGATAAAGCTTGATTCAAAAGGCCCTGTGCTTTACCGCCAGGAAAGAGTAACTACATACGGAAAGCGGTTCCGTATACATAAATTCCGCACTATGGTACAGAATGCCGATCGGGTCGGATCTGCCGTTACTGTCAGCAATGACAGCAGGATCACCCGCGTCGGTTCTTTGCTGCGCGGATTAAGACTTGATGAACTGCCTCAGCTCATAGATGTGCTTCAGGGAACTATGAGCTTTGTCGGCACACGTCCCGAAGCGTCAAAGTACGTGAAAAGATACCGTCCCGAATTCTTTGCCACACTGCTTATGCCCGCAGGCATCACCAGTGAGGCTTCTATCAGGTATAAGGACGAGTACAAGCTTTTAAGCGCTTCCGAGGATGTTGATGATACCTACATAGAGCAGGTGCTTCCGGGAAAAATGGTATGGAATCTTAATTCCATCGAGCGTTTTTCATTTTTCCGTGAGCTTCTGACCATGGTCAGAACAGTTCTTGCTGTATTGGGAAAAGAATACGATTGA
- a CDS encoding glycosyltransferase family 4 protein — MSVKMLYILNVAEKVNNFSYSAMVAAQNLGIEFSIAGNWNYPNDAARKADEKKYGIKIYQVDFIRAPYDPRNCKAYRQIKAIVEQEKFDLIHCNTPIGGIIGRLAAKKCGVKKVIYQAHGFHFYKGAPFINRALFYPIEKHFAKYTDVLVTINNEDLEAAKAFKLKKGGRLRYVHGVGIDLSVYDGIAEQRDKKRAELGLGSDDVAVISVGELNKNKNNITIVQAMAEIKNKSLQYFLCGVGPEQEAIKSFAAEHGLTENLHFLGYRNDIKELLSACDIFVMPSFREGLSRSLMEAMACGLPCVVSDIRGNTDLIQKGGGHLCSPSSSAEFADGIRACLSSDRKAMGAVNVQSVKKYDLGIVIAEWEKIYKDVL; from the coding sequence ATGTCAGTGAAAATGCTATACATTCTCAACGTTGCGGAAAAAGTGAATAACTTCTCATATTCCGCAATGGTCGCTGCACAGAATCTTGGCATAGAGTTTTCCATAGCAGGAAACTGGAATTATCCCAATGACGCAGCAAGAAAAGCAGACGAAAAAAAATACGGTATAAAGATCTATCAGGTCGATTTTATTCGTGCTCCATATGATCCGCGCAACTGCAAGGCTTATCGTCAGATAAAGGCGATCGTGGAGCAGGAAAAATTCGACCTGATACACTGTAATACACCTATCGGCGGCATAATCGGAAGATTAGCCGCAAAAAAATGCGGCGTGAAAAAGGTGATATATCAGGCACACGGCTTCCATTTTTACAAGGGAGCGCCTTTCATAAACCGCGCACTTTTCTATCCTATAGAAAAGCACTTTGCAAAGTATACCGATGTTCTTGTTACTATAAATAATGAGGACCTTGAAGCTGCTAAGGCTTTCAAGCTGAAAAAGGGCGGCAGGCTCCGCTATGTTCACGGCGTTGGCATTGACCTTTCGGTATACGACGGCATAGCTGAGCAGAGGGATAAAAAGCGTGCAGAGCTGGGGCTCGGCAGCGACGATGTTGCTGTTATCTCAGTGGGCGAGCTCAACAAAAACAAGAACAATATCACCATAGTACAGGCTATGGCTGAGATAAAGAATAAGTCCCTGCAATATTTCCTGTGCGGAGTGGGTCCTGAGCAGGAAGCTATAAAAAGCTTTGCTGCCGAACACGGACTGACTGAGAATCTCCACTTCCTCGGATACAGGAACGATATCAAGGAGCTTTTATCAGCCTGCGATATATTTGTAATGCCTTCATTCAGAGAGGGACTGTCACGTTCCCTCATGGAAGCTATGGCTTGCGGACTGCCCTGTGTAGTTTCAGATATAAGAGGCAACACCGACCTCATACAGAAAGGCGGCGGACATCTTTGCTCTCCCTCTTCGTCAGCAGAGTTTGCAGACGGCATCAGGGCATGCCTTTCATCGGACAGAAAGGCTATGGGAGCAGTCAATGTTCAGTCTGTAAAAAAATATGATCTCGGCATAGTCATTGCTGAGTGGGAAAAGATATATAAGGATGTTTTATAA
- a CDS encoding O-antigen ligase family protein, with the protein MTRTDNNVSFGLSAISFLIYFLLKPFYLFGSGTLQLGDFFLLLSFAFLVYERKKGLRNDDYIFGAFLICVMIINFTYFFIYRGSDFLKSCLYYVFNYIVILCFREFMYDRTFQKGLAIVCKMNLLLQLAVFLLHKGAYLDYRYMGTYTDPNQMGFAVVSTLSILFLLQDKWKYLYVLVAAFLILQTSSGGMLMALCILISLDCLIMLKKAMDDGGISYTLLFLIILGVGAGVILILSDVIHIDWDHFRIADKFGGEKSALQSFIDDRALNVAQEHPEYFLFGYGEGFQFPRYGYQIELHSTWISLCYYYGVIPFCILLAWIYSNIRHVKLNMIPVYCAIFIEAFTLAHQRQASFWMIILLANICCQDDSDYEYTDEIEIEEIKSA; encoded by the coding sequence ATGACCAGAACGGATAACAATGTATCATTTGGCTTGTCGGCGATAAGCTTTCTGATATATTTTCTATTAAAGCCGTTTTATCTTTTTGGTAGCGGTACTTTGCAGCTGGGCGACTTCTTCCTGCTGCTGTCCTTTGCATTTCTTGTATACGAAAGAAAAAAAGGACTCAGAAACGATGATTACATATTCGGCGCATTTCTCATCTGCGTGATGATCATCAATTTTACTTATTTCTTCATATACCGCGGCAGCGATTTCCTGAAATCCTGTCTTTATTATGTATTCAATTATATAGTTATCCTGTGCTTCAGGGAATTTATGTACGACAGGACATTCCAAAAGGGACTGGCGATAGTCTGCAAAATGAACCTCCTGTTACAGCTGGCAGTATTCCTGCTTCATAAGGGCGCCTACTTGGATTACAGATACATGGGAACCTACACCGACCCTAACCAGATGGGATTTGCGGTAGTATCCACATTGTCCATACTCTTTCTGCTGCAAGACAAATGGAAATACCTGTATGTACTTGTAGCTGCATTTCTTATCTTACAGACGTCATCAGGCGGTATGCTCATGGCACTTTGTATACTGATATCTCTCGACTGCCTGATAATGCTGAAAAAAGCCATGGACGACGGCGGTATATCCTATACCCTGCTGTTCCTTATCATACTGGGTGTGGGAGCAGGTGTTATCCTGATACTCTCTGATGTGATACATATCGACTGGGATCACTTCCGTATCGCCGACAAGTTCGGCGGTGAAAAATCAGCGCTCCAGAGCTTTATAGATGACCGAGCACTCAATGTGGCTCAGGAGCACCCCGAGTATTTCCTTTTCGGATACGGCGAGGGCTTCCAGTTCCCGAGATACGGATACCAGATAGAGCTTCATTCAACATGGATATCCCTGTGCTATTATTACGGAGTTATCCCGTTCTGCATACTTCTTGCATGGATATACTCCAATATAAGGCACGTCAAGCTTAATATGATACCTGTATACTGTGCAATATTCATTGAGGCTTTCACTCTTGCACATCAGAGACAGGCGTCTTTCTGGATGATAATACTGCTTGCAAATATCTGCTGTCAGGACGACAGTGATTATGAATACACCGACGAAATAGAGATTGAGGAGATAAAAAGTGCATAA
- a CDS encoding dockerin type I domain-containing protein — MNKTRSKICKTIAGCMAAIMTIASGGLKPDTKAEALQFPFKYESVSINATTFPDPNFRAVVSSDFDRDKNGILDSDEIILARNVWCIGKGIKSMKGIEYLKEMRGIYCMDNEIETWDLSQNQQITGIWCSGNKFKSLDFSVIPTLEWVYCYDCQLTSLNVSKNPKMAFIECNTNPLKELDVSHNPVLEHLMCGSCEITELDLSHNPNLQHLDAFRNKLTTLDVTCCPKMKRLDVWDNRGLGSIDVSKCPGLQYYNCAHNDATSVDVSHNPELTKLICSYNYLESLDVSNNPKLAYLDCLQNQLKSLDISHNPNLHFLQAFINDFTELDIGYNPFLIKTHNEGKDEDIWGYGKFHSWKIDFGGRTSTGGDNVFFIAYDNKVKLEKTQKQPFPSEYPDDETITDTSQLITREAAVQTLYEMAGKPSVSGLKSRFTDVEKGSWYEDALLWGEKNALCLGYPYVIADTFGVGKWVTREDVALMLMRYSEFMNYEREIDFGRSDDFIDYFDVDFDHWEAICWACTWHIIDGKGEEGAPKSERIIDPHGKATREEFTEMINTMLEVNKKTAEFHIPENPQTTTTTSSTSTTTTTVTTVTATTTTRPVKPEITEDYSLGDVNNDKSINAIDASAILTYYAKTSTKEDGGFSDKQEKSADVNNDGLINAVDASGILAYYAYVSTATAKIMTMADFMKQEA, encoded by the coding sequence ATGAATAAAACAAGAAGTAAGATATGCAAAACCATTGCAGGCTGCATGGCGGCAATAATGACTATTGCAAGCGGAGGACTAAAGCCTGATACAAAGGCTGAAGCTTTACAGTTTCCGTTTAAATATGAGTCTGTGAGCATAAATGCCACAACTTTTCCTGACCCTAATTTCAGAGCTGTTGTTTCAAGTGATTTTGACAGAGACAAAAATGGTATTCTTGATTCGGACGAGATCATTCTGGCAAGAAATGTATGGTGTATAGGCAAGGGTATCAAGTCTATGAAGGGTATCGAATATCTTAAAGAAATGCGCGGTATCTACTGCATGGACAATGAGATCGAGACATGGGATCTCAGTCAGAATCAGCAGATCACAGGAATATGGTGCTCGGGCAATAAGTTCAAGTCACTGGACTTTTCTGTTATACCGACCCTTGAGTGGGTGTATTGTTATGACTGTCAGCTCACTTCTCTGAATGTGTCTAAGAATCCGAAGATGGCATTTATCGAATGCAACACCAACCCATTGAAGGAACTTGATGTAAGCCACAACCCTGTACTGGAGCATCTCATGTGCGGATCCTGTGAGATTACAGAGCTTGACCTGAGTCACAATCCTAATTTGCAGCATCTTGACGCTTTCAGAAACAAATTAACTACACTTGATGTTACCTGCTGTCCAAAGATGAAGCGCCTTGACGTCTGGGATAATCGTGGGCTGGGAAGTATCGACGTCAGCAAATGCCCGGGACTTCAGTACTATAACTGTGCACATAACGACGCGACCAGTGTAGATGTGAGCCATAACCCCGAGCTCACAAAGCTCATTTGCTCCTATAATTATCTGGAGAGCTTAGATGTGTCCAACAATCCCAAGCTTGCTTATCTTGACTGTTTGCAGAACCAGCTGAAGAGCCTCGATATTTCGCACAACCCGAATCTGCACTTTTTACAGGCGTTTATCAATGATTTTACAGAGCTTGATATCGGCTACAATCCATTCCTTATAAAGACTCATAATGAGGGAAAAGATGAAGATATCTGGGGCTATGGAAAATTCCACTCATGGAAGATAGACTTCGGCGGAAGAACTTCAACGGGCGGAGATAACGTATTCTTCATCGCCTATGACAATAAAGTAAAGCTTGAAAAAACACAGAAGCAGCCGTTCCCGTCGGAATATCCTGATGATGAGACCATAACAGATACAAGTCAGCTCATAACCCGTGAGGCAGCTGTACAGACCCTGTACGAAATGGCAGGAAAGCCTTCTGTCAGCGGCTTGAAGTCAAGATTTACCGATGTGGAGAAGGGCTCGTGGTATGAGGACGCGCTGCTATGGGGCGAGAAGAATGCCCTTTGTCTTGGCTATCCTTATGTAATTGCCGATACCTTTGGTGTGGGCAAATGGGTAACAAGAGAAGATGTTGCTCTCATGCTCATGAGATACTCTGAATTTATGAACTATGAGAGAGAGATCGACTTCGGCAGAAGCGATGATTTTATTGATTATTTCGATGTGGACTTCGACCACTGGGAGGCTATATGCTGGGCTTGCACATGGCATATCATTGACGGAAAGGGCGAAGAGGGCGCACCAAAGTCGGAGCGCATTATAGATCCTCACGGAAAGGCTACCCGTGAAGAGTTTACAGAGATGATAAACACCATGCTTGAAGTTAACAAAAAGACCGCAGAGTTCCATATCCCGGAGAATCCTCAGACTACTACTACAACATCGTCCACATCAACTACAACAACTACTGTAACTACTGTAACTGCAACAACGACGACAAGACCTGTAAAGCCTGAGATCACCGAGGATTATTCGCTTGGCGACGTAAACAACGACAAGTCAATAAATGCCATAGATGCTTCGGCTATCCTCACATATTATGCAAAGACGTCAACAAAGGAGGACGGCGGATTCAGCGATAAGCAGGAGAAGTCGGCTGACGTAAACAACGACGGTCTGATAAATGCCGTGGACGCATCGGGTATCCTTGCTTATTACGCATATGTTTCCACTGCTACGGCAAAAATAATGACGATGGCTGATTTTATGAAGCAGGAAGCATAA
- a CDS encoding glycosyltransferase: MTVCCLAYNHEKYIRSTLEGFIRQKTTFRFKVIVHDDASTDNTRNIIKEYAEKYPDIFETILQDENRYQKGIDVEDEYIFPKVEGKYVAACEGDDYWTDENKLQLQVEYMEKHPDCTLCVHNTEKIFENGDRMKKNINVCRRERDYSFEDLALAEPGSYFHFSSFMWRYDKMKIKNPAFEMEGIGDYPMALYLASVGYIHYIPRVMSRYRMNSVGSWSCSMNSDHSKKIAQHRNIIKGFRLIDKETDNRYSPVIKKAIAREEAKIMAMEKNYSALLKSPRRFAALCRTLTHKAVRGVCDKVQAVRCR, translated from the coding sequence GTGACGGTATGTTGTCTCGCATACAACCATGAGAAATATATCAGATCTACTTTGGAAGGTTTTATCAGGCAAAAGACGACATTCAGATTCAAGGTCATAGTACACGATGATGCGTCCACAGATAATACCCGCAATATAATCAAGGAGTATGCCGAAAAGTACCCTGATATTTTTGAGACCATTCTCCAGGATGAGAACAGGTATCAGAAGGGGATAGATGTTGAGGATGAGTATATTTTCCCGAAGGTGGAAGGAAAATATGTAGCTGCCTGTGAGGGCGATGATTACTGGACTGATGAGAACAAGCTTCAGCTCCAGGTGGAGTATATGGAAAAGCACCCTGACTGTACTCTTTGTGTCCACAACACAGAGAAGATATTTGAAAACGGCGACCGGATGAAAAAGAACATCAATGTATGCCGCAGGGAAAGAGACTATTCCTTTGAAGATCTGGCACTGGCTGAGCCCGGTTCGTATTTCCATTTCAGTTCTTTCATGTGGCGGTACGACAAGATGAAAATAAAGAACCCTGCCTTTGAAATGGAGGGCATCGGCGACTATCCCATGGCGCTGTATCTTGCTTCTGTCGGATATATCCACTATATCCCGAGAGTGATGTCAAGGTACAGAATGAATTCAGTCGGTTCATGGTCCTGTTCAATGAATTCCGATCACAGTAAAAAGATAGCTCAGCACAGGAATATCATCAAGGGCTTCAGGCTGATAGATAAAGAGACTGACAACAGATATTCTCCCGTTATCAAAAAAGCCATTGCCCGTGAGGAAGCTAAAATAATGGCTATGGAAAAGAATTATTCCGCACTCCTGAAATCACCGCGGCGTTTTGCTGCATTATGCAGGACCCTGACCCATAAAGCTGTCAGGGGAGTCTGCGATAAAGTTCAGGCGGTTCGGTGCAGATGA
- a CDS encoding DegT/DnrJ/EryC1/StrS family aminotransferase has protein sequence MKVSFSPPDISFLEIHEVCEALKSGWITTGPMTKRFEANIAKMIGVDKACCLNSQTACAEMALRLLGIGEGDEVITTAYTYTATAAVVCHVGAKLVLVDTMPNSFEINYDEVEKAITENTKVIIPVDLGGVPCNYARLFQIVENKKSLFRPKNKIQEAIGRISINADTAHAFGAKWRNMNVGNIADFSSFSFHAVKNLTTAEGGALTWRPINGISDEEIYHQLQLFSLHGQSKDALAKTQLGAWEYDVVGTWYKCNMTDVAAAIGLKQLERYPRMLEFRHQIINYYDEALHEYGIETLPHYTNEHSSSGHLYITRVPNITLEERNEIITRMAEQGIATNVHYKPLPMHTAYKNLGFDIADFPNAYAHFENEITLPLHTCLTGEMENYVVSNYIDIVKDYL, from the coding sequence ATGAAGGTTTCATTTTCACCACCCGATATTTCGTTCCTCGAAATACATGAAGTCTGTGAGGCTCTGAAGTCAGGCTGGATAACAACAGGACCGATGACCAAACGCTTTGAGGCAAACATTGCAAAGATGATCGGTGTGGATAAGGCTTGCTGCCTTAATTCACAGACTGCCTGCGCTGAAATGGCGCTGAGACTGCTGGGTATCGGCGAGGGCGACGAGGTCATCACTACTGCTTATACATACACAGCAACAGCTGCTGTAGTATGCCACGTTGGTGCAAAGCTTGTACTTGTAGATACGATGCCCAACAGCTTTGAGATCAACTATGACGAGGTCGAAAAGGCTATCACGGAAAACACTAAGGTCATCATACCTGTTGATCTGGGCGGTGTTCCTTGTAATTATGCAAGACTTTTTCAGATAGTAGAAAACAAAAAGTCTCTTTTCAGACCCAAGAACAAGATCCAGGAAGCTATCGGACGCATCAGCATAAACGCTGATACAGCTCATGCTTTCGGAGCAAAGTGGCGCAACATGAACGTGGGCAATATAGCCGACTTCTCAAGCTTCAGCTTCCATGCTGTTAAAAATCTCACAACCGCTGAGGGCGGCGCTCTTACATGGCGTCCTATCAATGGAATCTCGGACGAGGAGATATACCATCAGCTCCAGCTCTTCAGCCTCCACGGTCAGAGCAAGGACGCTCTTGCAAAGACACAGCTCGGTGCATGGGAGTATGATGTTGTGGGAACATGGTATAAGTGTAACATGACAGATGTGGCTGCTGCTATCGGACTCAAGCAGCTTGAGAGATACCCGCGTATGCTTGAATTCAGACATCAGATAATCAATTATTATGATGAGGCTCTTCACGAGTATGGCATAGAGACTCTCCCGCATTACACAAACGAGCATTCGTCTTCGGGACACCTCTACATAACAAGAGTTCCCAATATCACTTTAGAGGAAAGAAACGAGATCATCACACGTATGGCAGAGCAGGGAATTGCTACAAACGTTCACTACAAGCCTCTTCCCATGCATACGGCATACAAGAATCTCGGATTCGACATTGCTGATTTCCCAAATGCTTATGCTCATTTTGAAAACGAGATAACACTTCCGCTTCACACCTGTCTTACCGGTGAAATGGAAAATTATGTAGTAAGCAACTACATCGATATAGTAAAGGATTACCTTTGA
- a CDS encoding GNAT family N-acetyltransferase: MVTIRNMTASEQASIRKLSRLHTRAFPDFFLTQLGVGFLDALYKGYLEDERSGIIVAEDNGRLAGFIAYSYDYPNFYKGLIKHHLLKFALCSAGAAIRHPSFIKRLLGAFKKSDSVVKNEKYVELASICVEPKMGKKGIGSKLIDHLKGMVDFEKYAYINLETDAVNNDPVNRFYVKNGFKLAGSYYSAEGRKMNEYRFGG; this comes from the coding sequence ATGGTCACCATCAGAAATATGACTGCTTCAGAGCAGGCAAGCATAAGGAAGCTGTCACGGCTCCACACCCGTGCTTTTCCTGATTTTTTCCTTACACAGCTTGGTGTGGGCTTCCTTGATGCTCTGTATAAAGGGTATCTCGAGGATGAAAGGTCGGGTATAATAGTTGCCGAGGATAACGGCAGACTTGCAGGCTTTATCGCTTATTCCTATGATTATCCGAATTTCTACAAGGGACTGATAAAGCATCATCTTTTGAAGTTTGCATTATGCTCCGCGGGAGCTGCTATAAGACACCCTTCATTTATAAAGAGACTTCTGGGAGCTTTCAAGAAAAGCGATTCTGTAGTCAAGAACGAAAAGTATGTTGAACTTGCATCCATATGCGTTGAACCCAAAATGGGCAAGAAGGGCATAGGCTCAAAGCTCATAGACCACCTTAAAGGCATGGTTGACTTTGAGAAGTACGCATACATCAATCTTGAGACAGATGCCGTAAACAATGATCCTGTAAACAGGTTTTATGTAAAGAATGGCTTCAAGCTGGCAGGAAGCTATTATTCTGCCGAGGGGAGAAAGATGAACGAGTACAGATTCGGGGGCTGA
- a CDS encoding VanZ family protein, which translates to MLILLRLITIPYMYLVLVITLLSRKPTHTHNIKPPFWEITELIKGNENMLFDIIANTIMLFPLGILVPLCIRKADSVKKVALTGFFVSLAIEITQLITTRGYFELDDMFHNTLGAFLGGLIGCLLARRIYSENKN; encoded by the coding sequence TTGCTGATATTACTGAGACTTATCACGATACCTTATATGTACTTAGTACTGGTCATAACGCTTCTTAGCAGAAAGCCGACTCATACTCACAACATAAAGCCGCCATTCTGGGAAATAACGGAGCTGATCAAGGGGAATGAAAATATGCTCTTTGATATTATAGCTAATACGATAATGCTTTTTCCTTTGGGGATCCTTGTGCCGCTCTGTATCAGAAAGGCTGACAGCGTGAAAAAAGTCGCTTTAACAGGATTTTTTGTCTCTTTGGCGATTGAGATCACACAGCTGATAACTACGCGCGGTTATTTTGAGCTTGACGATATGTTCCATAATACGCTGGGAGCTTTTCTCGGCGGACTTATAGGCTGCCTACTGGCAAGGCGGATATATTCGGAAAACAAGAATTAA